A genome region from Pseudomonas sp. N3-W includes the following:
- a CDS encoding ABC transporter substrate-binding protein: MKRIAACLLSLLAFNSFASELRMLTDNHPPLHFQQGNELVGFGVDVVRALAQQTGDTVQLQQVPLLRALHMASTEADTAVFTVLRNRERDERYQWVGPLLEVETALYAADNKQPPVSNLQQAESQGRIVVPRKWLAYDYLQKQGFNNLYGVETPEQMMRLLSLGRADFVVSDTLSYAALAREEGLSPSQLHYQMPLMKQGTYIAFSPRTDVAQVARWQQALEEMSKDGRLEKIRERWLADSKPN, translated from the coding sequence ATGAAGCGCATCGCCGCTTGCCTGCTGTCATTACTGGCTTTCAATTCGTTCGCCAGTGAGCTGCGCATGCTCACCGACAATCATCCGCCCCTGCATTTTCAGCAAGGCAATGAGCTGGTGGGATTTGGCGTGGACGTGGTGCGAGCGTTGGCGCAACAGACCGGCGACACGGTGCAACTGCAACAGGTCCCCCTGCTGCGCGCCTTGCACATGGCCAGCACCGAAGCCGATACCGCCGTATTTACCGTACTGCGCAACCGCGAGCGCGATGAGCGCTATCAGTGGGTCGGCCCGCTGCTGGAAGTGGAAACCGCGCTGTATGCCGCCGACAACAAACAGCCGCCAGTGAGCAACTTGCAGCAGGCTGAAAGCCAGGGCCGCATCGTGGTGCCGCGCAAGTGGCTGGCTTATGACTACCTGCAAAAGCAGGGTTTCAACAATCTGTACGGCGTCGAAACCCCGGAGCAGATGATGCGCCTGTTAAGCCTGGGCCGCGCCGACTTCGTGGTGTCCGACACCTTGTCCTACGCCGCCCTGGCACGGGAAGAGGGCCTGTCGCCCAGCCAATTGCATTATCAGATGCCGTTGATGAAACAGGGTACCTACATTGCCTTTTCACCCCGCACCGATGTCGCCCAGGTAGCACGTTGGCAGCAGGCGCTGGAGGAGATGAGCAAGGACGGGCGGCTAGAAAAGATTCGGGAGCGCTGGTTGGCGGATAGCAAGCCGAATTGA
- a CDS encoding TetR/AcrR family transcriptional regulator — protein MDTKEDRIVAAAFELFLRHGYRKVSMSDISEAAQMSRPSLYASFANKEAIFAELVRRQKERNLSETCARLHHVSGLQAQLSCVFDIWLIEPVATVIDSKNATELLANCAEFAPQALADLYQALEQQLIAVLQPHVSEQSLLPAANIARILRLASGGIKAATDNLEELQRMVDGLLLMAVTTMTGRPEI, from the coding sequence ATGGACACCAAGGAAGACCGCATCGTCGCAGCCGCCTTCGAGCTGTTCCTGCGCCACGGTTACCGCAAGGTCAGCATGAGCGATATCAGCGAAGCGGCGCAGATGTCGCGCCCGTCGCTGTACGCCTCGTTCGCCAACAAGGAAGCGATCTTCGCCGAACTGGTGCGTCGCCAAAAGGAACGCAACCTGTCTGAAACCTGCGCCCGACTGCACCATGTCAGCGGCTTGCAGGCGCAGTTGAGTTGCGTGTTCGACATCTGGCTGATCGAACCGGTGGCTACGGTCATCGACTCAAAAAACGCCACCGAACTGCTGGCTAACTGCGCCGAATTCGCACCGCAAGCGCTGGCCGATTTGTATCAGGCGCTGGAGCAGCAACTGATCGCAGTACTGCAACCGCATGTGAGCGAGCAATCGTTGCTGCCAGCCGCGAACATCGCGCGAATCCTGCGCCTGGCCTCCGGCGGAATCAAAGCCGCCACCGACAACCTTGAAGAGCTGCAGCGCATGGTCGATGGCTTGTTGCTGATGGCCGTCACCACCATGACCGGGCGTCCTGAAATCTGA
- a CDS encoding NAD(P)-dependent alcohol dehydrogenase, with the protein MSNIPAGNGARIIKAYAALQKGGPMVPWSFERRAPRPKDVAVKILFCGVCHSDVHYMKAWGQQYPLVPGHEIVGEVIETGAEVSRFKVGDKVMIGTIVDSCRHCEPCLSENEIYCREFPTVTFDGTDRVDGSRTRGGYCELYVADEHFVHLLPEGLDPAAAAPLLCAGVTTYAPLRHWNIGPGKTVGIVGIGGLGHLAVKFARAMGAHVVAFTTSPKKAEQALNLGAHEVVLSTDAEQMAAQAYRFDFILDTVSVRYPMDPFLIALKLDATLCSLGIPDQFDFSPMLLAMGRRSIASSGAAGTLDTREMLAFCAEHNIVADVEVIAMSQINEAFDRVEKGDVHYRFVVDLQKGL; encoded by the coding sequence ATGAGCAATATTCCAGCGGGTAACGGCGCACGCATCATCAAGGCTTACGCAGCACTGCAAAAGGGCGGCCCGATGGTGCCGTGGAGCTTCGAGCGGCGGGCGCCGCGACCTAAGGATGTGGCGGTGAAAATCCTGTTTTGCGGGGTTTGCCATTCCGATGTTCACTACATGAAGGCGTGGGGGCAGCAATACCCGCTGGTGCCGGGTCATGAGATCGTCGGCGAAGTGATCGAGACCGGTGCCGAGGTGAGCCGCTTCAAGGTCGGCGATAAGGTGATGATCGGCACCATTGTCGATTCGTGTCGGCATTGCGAACCCTGCCTGTCCGAGAACGAAATCTACTGCCGCGAATTTCCGACCGTGACCTTCGATGGCACTGACCGCGTGGACGGATCGAGGACTCGCGGCGGCTACTGCGAGCTGTACGTGGCAGACGAGCACTTCGTTCATCTGTTGCCCGAAGGGCTCGATCCTGCAGCGGCCGCACCGTTGTTGTGTGCCGGTGTCACCACTTATGCGCCGTTGCGTCACTGGAACATCGGTCCCGGAAAAACCGTAGGCATTGTCGGGATTGGCGGCCTTGGGCATCTGGCGGTCAAATTCGCACGGGCCATGGGCGCGCATGTGGTGGCGTTCACCACGTCACCGAAAAAGGCCGAGCAAGCCTTGAACCTCGGCGCCCATGAAGTGGTGCTGTCCACTGACGCCGAGCAGATGGCGGCGCAGGCTTATCGCTTTGATTTCATCCTCGATACCGTGTCTGTTCGTTATCCGATGGACCCGTTCCTGATCGCGCTCAAGCTCGACGCGACCCTGTGCTCCCTCGGCATTCCCGATCAGTTCGATTTCAGCCCGATGCTGCTGGCGATGGGTCGGCGCAGCATCGCCAGTTCCGGCGCCGCCGGTACACTGGATACCCGCGAGATGCTGGCGTTTTGTGCCGAGCACAACATCGTCGCCGACGTGGAAGTGATCGCCATGAGCCAGATCAACGAGGCGTTCGATCGGGTGGAGAAGGGCGATGTGCATTACCGGTTTGTGGTGGATCTGCAAAAAGGGCTGTAG
- a CDS encoding NAD(P)H-binding protein, with translation MRALIFGATGMVGQGVLRESLLAADVEQVTVVGRTPVEATDRKLQSLVVPDLARLGGVEAQLQGFDACFFCLGVSSSGLDEAHYSRLTYDLTLAVAEVLARLNPQMTFVYVSGAGTDSTEKGKSMWARVKGRTENALLRLPFKAVYLFRPGVIQPLNGARSKTTAYRWTYWVMGPLLPVLRKLFPKYVLSTVSVGQAMLNVVRHGAASTVLETPDIQAAALRGQ, from the coding sequence ATGAGAGCACTGATCTTCGGCGCCACCGGCATGGTTGGCCAGGGCGTGTTGCGCGAGAGTCTGCTCGCGGCGGACGTCGAGCAGGTGACCGTTGTCGGCCGAACGCCAGTCGAGGCCACCGATCGCAAGCTGCAATCGCTGGTGGTGCCCGACTTGGCCCGACTGGGCGGGGTCGAAGCGCAGTTGCAGGGCTTCGACGCCTGCTTTTTCTGCCTGGGCGTTTCATCGTCCGGCCTGGATGAGGCGCACTATTCGCGGCTCACCTATGACCTGACCCTGGCGGTGGCCGAAGTGCTGGCGCGACTCAATCCGCAGATGACCTTCGTGTATGTCTCGGGCGCCGGAACCGACAGCACTGAAAAGGGCAAAAGCATGTGGGCGCGGGTCAAGGGGCGTACCGAGAATGCGCTGCTGCGATTACCGTTCAAGGCGGTCTACCTGTTTCGGCCGGGGGTGATCCAGCCGTTGAATGGGGCACGGTCGAAGACCACGGCGTATCGCTGGACGTATTGGGTGATGGGGCCGTTGTTGCCGGTTCTGCGCAAGTTGTTTCCGAAGTACGTGCTGAGTACCGTTTCGGTTGGGCAGGCGATGTTGAATGTCGTCCGCCATGGCGCCGCGAGTACCGTGCTGGAGACGCCTGATATTCAGGCGGCGGCGCTCAGGGGACAGTGA
- a CDS encoding NUDIX hydrolase, whose amino-acid sequence MRQRNAARLLVINPANEVLLFRFQHKGDALDGRDYWATPGGGLEDGESFQAAAIRELLEETGLYVEQVGEHVAERSFQMMLPSGESVLSVERYFVVRTDTESLSRDGWTAEEARVMTQHKWWSVAELQDTGETVWPERLIEMLTKA is encoded by the coding sequence ATGCGCCAACGCAACGCAGCAAGGCTCCTCGTCATCAACCCCGCCAACGAGGTGCTGCTGTTTCGCTTCCAGCACAAGGGCGATGCCCTGGACGGTCGCGACTATTGGGCAACGCCTGGCGGTGGTCTGGAAGACGGTGAAAGTTTCCAAGCTGCGGCGATTCGCGAACTGCTTGAAGAAACCGGCCTGTACGTCGAGCAGGTCGGCGAACACGTGGCAGAGCGCAGTTTTCAGATGATGCTGCCCAGCGGTGAATCGGTATTGTCGGTGGAGCGCTATTTCGTGGTTCGCACCGACACTGAATCGCTATCGCGCGATGGCTGGACAGCGGAGGAAGCCCGAGTGATGACGCAACACAAGTGGTGGTCAGTGGCCGAGTTGCAGGACACCGGCGAAACGGTGTGGCCAGAGCGCCTGATCGAAATGCTGACCAAAGCCTGA
- the ppnN gene encoding nucleotide 5'-monophosphate nucleosidase PpnN encodes MTQRQVINASVSPKGSLETLSQREVQQLSEAGSGSTYTLFRQCALAILNTGAHVDNAKTILEAYKDFEIRIHQQDRGVRLELLNAPADAFVDGEMIASTREMLFSALRDIVYTENELDSQRIDLSNSQGISDYVFHLLRNARTLRPGVEPKIVVCWGGHSINTEEYKYTKKVGHELGLRSLDICTGCGPGVMKGPMKGATIAHAKQRIHGGRYLGLTEPGIIAAEAPNPIVNELVILPDIEKRLEAFVRVGHGIIIFPGGAGTAEEFLYLLGILMHPDNEGLPFPVILTGPKHAAPYLEQLDAFVGATLGDGAKKHYSIIIDDPAEVARQMTEGLKEVKQFRRERNDAFHFNWLLKIDEGFQRPFDPTHENMAGLKLSRELPPHELAANLRRAFSGIVAGNVKDKGIRLIEEHGPYQIRGDAAVMQPLDQLLKAFVAQHRMKLPGGAAYVPCYQVVA; translated from the coding sequence ATGACCCAACGACAAGTAATCAACGCCTCGGTCAGTCCAAAAGGCAGCCTTGAAACCCTCTCCCAACGCGAAGTCCAGCAACTGAGCGAAGCCGGTTCCGGCAGCACCTATACCCTCTTTCGCCAATGCGCCCTGGCCATTCTCAACACCGGCGCCCACGTTGATAACGCCAAGACCATCCTCGAAGCCTACAAGGACTTCGAAATCCGTATTCACCAGCAGGACCGTGGCGTACGCCTGGAATTGCTCAATGCCCCTGCCGACGCCTTCGTCGATGGCGAAATGATCGCCAGCACCCGGGAAATGCTTTTCAGCGCCTTGCGCGACATCGTCTACACCGAAAACGAACTCGACAGCCAGCGCATCGACCTCAGTAACTCGCAAGGCATCAGCGACTACGTTTTCCACCTGCTGCGCAACGCCCGCACCCTGCGCCCCGGTGTCGAGCCGAAGATCGTCGTGTGCTGGGGCGGCCACTCGATCAACACCGAAGAATACAAATACACCAAGAAAGTCGGCCACGAACTCGGACTGCGCAGCCTCGACATCTGCACCGGTTGCGGCCCTGGCGTGATGAAAGGCCCGATGAAAGGCGCCACCATCGCCCACGCCAAGCAACGCATCCATGGCGGCCGCTACCTGGGCCTGACCGAGCCGGGCATCATCGCCGCCGAAGCGCCGAACCCGATCGTCAACGAACTGGTGATCCTGCCGGACATCGAAAAACGCCTCGAAGCCTTCGTTCGCGTCGGCCACGGCATCATCATTTTCCCGGGTGGTGCCGGCACCGCCGAAGAATTCCTCTACCTGCTGGGCATTCTGATGCACCCGGACAACGAAGGCCTGCCCTTCCCGGTCATTCTCACCGGGCCCAAGCATGCCGCACCGTACCTTGAGCAACTGGACGCCTTCGTCGGGGCCACATTGGGTGACGGGGCGAAAAAGCACTACAGCATTATCATCGACGACCCGGCCGAAGTGGCGCGGCAGATGACCGAGGGCCTCAAAGAGGTCAAACAGTTCCGCCGCGAACGCAACGACGCCTTCCACTTCAACTGGCTGCTGAAGATCGACGAAGGCTTCCAGCGCCCGTTCGACCCCACCCACGAGAACATGGCCGGCCTCAAGCTGAGCCGTGAGCTGCCGCCCCACGAACTGGCCGCCAACCTGCGCCGGGCGTTCTCCGGCATCGTCGCCGGCAACGTCAAGGACAAGGGCATTCGCCTGATCGAAGAACACGGGCCGTACCAGATCCGTGGCGATGCGGCGGTGATGCAGCCGCTGGATCAACTGCTCAAGGCCTTCGTTGCCCAGCACCGGATGAAACTGCCGGGTGGCGCAGCGTATGTGCCGTGTTATCAGGTGGTCGCGTAG
- a CDS encoding DUF3087 domain-containing protein: MFEIQPMNAQTYRRQTRRSTVIIALMFLALAMVLSTAAVALFGEPGGDNLRFNIGGVFAALLLMAALMRGKFWTQEWMAPAVYGWQLKRSLMSVTNVMHQVTAAVEAGDPTAMKVLRFYHLGLDQMHQLDGNSSDHSQLIREADQHKARMEALGIETEQTRLDPAWLAALKSTR, translated from the coding sequence ATGTTCGAAATCCAGCCGATGAATGCGCAAACCTATCGACGCCAGACCCGGCGCAGCACGGTGATCATCGCCCTGATGTTCCTGGCGCTGGCCATGGTGCTGTCCACGGCGGCGGTGGCGTTGTTCGGTGAACCGGGCGGCGACAACCTGCGTTTCAATATCGGCGGTGTGTTTGCCGCGTTGTTGCTGATGGCAGCGTTGATGCGTGGCAAGTTCTGGACCCAGGAATGGATGGCGCCGGCGGTCTATGGCTGGCAGCTCAAGCGCAGCCTGATGAGCGTCACCAATGTCATGCATCAGGTGACAGCGGCAGTGGAGGCGGGTGATCCGACGGCGATGAAGGTGCTGCGTTTTTATCATCTGGGCCTGGACCAGATGCATCAACTGGATGGCAATTCGAGTGATCACAGTCAGTTGATTCGTGAGGCCGATCAGCATAAGGCGCGGATGGAGGCGTTGGGTATCGAGACCGAGCAGACGCGTCTGGATCCTGCGTGGTTGGCGGCCCTCAAATCAACCCGTTAA
- a CDS encoding DUF2784 domain-containing protein, whose protein sequence is MLYRIAADGLVLFHLLFILFVLFGGLLVLRWPSLAWLHLPAAAWGVIVEVFHLTCPLTYWENLMREAAGQIGYGGGFIEHYVWPVIYPAGLTPEIQWVLGSVVLAVNVLVYGRLIRLRRLCT, encoded by the coding sequence ATGCTTTACCGAATCGCCGCCGACGGGCTGGTGCTGTTTCACCTGTTGTTCATTCTATTTGTGCTGTTTGGCGGCCTGTTGGTGCTCAGATGGCCCTCGCTGGCCTGGCTGCACCTGCCCGCTGCTGCATGGGGCGTCATCGTCGAGGTCTTTCACCTGACATGCCCGCTCACCTATTGGGAGAACCTGATGCGCGAAGCGGCCGGACAGATTGGCTATGGCGGCGGGTTCATCGAGCATTATGTGTGGCCGGTGATTTACCCGGCCGGGCTGACGCCGGAGATTCAATGGGTGCTGGGCAGCGTGGTACTGGCGGTCAACGTGCTGGTTTATGGGCGACTGATCCGGTTGCGTCGTTTGTGCACTTAA
- a CDS encoding sensor domain-containing diguanylate cyclase: MSSVDTDSDVYKTLLESTQAIPWRIDWKTMTFSYIGPQIEGLLGWKQDSWGSVNDWVERMHPDDRDYVVEFCVSQSRAGVDHEADYRALTQNGDYVWIRDVVHVVRKDGEVEALVGFMFDISERKKTEEHLTRLQKQLEEYSFQDGLTGIANRRMFDTVLEREWGQAQRSGLPLSLLVLDIDYFKQYNDHYGHIKGDECLRQVAQTLSLAANRPRDFIARIGGEEFVWLLPETDAESARLVARKCLHLIRQQHIPHAFSAVSALVSLSLGVGTTIARQDVNALAFVEQVDRLLYQAKHNGRMRAEFADLRD, encoded by the coding sequence ATGAGCTCCGTCGATACTGACAGCGATGTCTATAAAACCTTGCTCGAATCGACCCAGGCGATTCCTTGGCGGATCGACTGGAAAACCATGACATTCAGTTACATCGGCCCGCAGATCGAAGGTCTGTTGGGCTGGAAACAGGACAGTTGGGGTTCGGTCAATGACTGGGTCGAGCGCATGCACCCGGATGATCGCGACTACGTGGTGGAGTTTTGCGTGTCGCAATCCAGGGCCGGCGTAGACCACGAAGCCGACTACCGGGCACTGACGCAGAACGGTGACTATGTGTGGATTCGCGATGTGGTGCACGTCGTGCGCAAGGACGGTGAAGTGGAGGCGCTGGTGGGCTTCATGTTCGACATCAGCGAACGCAAGAAAACCGAAGAACACCTGACCCGCCTGCAAAAGCAGCTCGAAGAATATTCGTTCCAGGACGGCCTCACCGGCATCGCCAACCGACGCATGTTCGACACGGTGCTGGAGCGTGAATGGGGCCAGGCCCAGCGCAGCGGCTTACCGCTGTCATTACTGGTGCTGGATATCGATTACTTCAAGCAGTACAACGATCACTACGGCCACATCAAGGGCGACGAATGCCTGCGTCAAGTGGCACAGACTCTGTCGCTGGCAGCCAATCGGCCCCGGGATTTCATCGCCCGCATCGGCGGCGAAGAGTTCGTCTGGCTGCTACCCGAAACCGATGCCGAATCGGCCAGGCTGGTGGCGCGCAAATGCCTGCATCTGATTCGCCAGCAGCATATTCCCCATGCATTTTCGGCGGTGTCAGCGCTGGTCAGCTTGAGCCTGGGTGTCGGCACTACAATCGCTCGCCAAGACGTCAACGCTCTGGCGTTTGTCGAACAGGTCGATAGATTGTTGTACCAGGCCAAACACAATGGCCGAATGCGCGCCGAGTTTGCTGATTTGCGCGATTGA
- a CDS encoding AzlC family ABC transporter permease — MSNSLMPRSAFLRGAVAIMPLSLATAPWGLLAGSMAIEANLTPLQGQGLSSIVFAGAAQLVAIGMLKGGAGIFSILLTTLLLTSQHLLYGMSMRSVISPLPGRWRVGLGFLLTDELFALTSQHDKQQFNRWYALGVGLTFYIAWNLFTLAGIVLGSSIPGLEHLGLDFSIAATFIALITPVVRSVPTVVCVAVSLFCSVLFSYWQWGSALVLSGLAGMTAGFVCNKFYRGRT, encoded by the coding sequence ATGTCCAACTCACTCATGCCACGCAGCGCGTTTCTTCGCGGTGCGGTCGCAATCATGCCGCTGTCCCTGGCCACCGCGCCCTGGGGACTTTTGGCCGGTTCCATGGCCATCGAGGCCAATCTGACGCCCCTGCAAGGCCAGGGCTTGTCGAGCATCGTGTTTGCCGGCGCGGCGCAACTGGTGGCGATCGGCATGCTCAAGGGCGGGGCCGGGATCTTCTCGATCTTGTTGACCACGCTGCTGCTGACGTCTCAGCATCTGCTGTACGGGATGAGCATGCGCTCGGTGATATCACCGTTGCCGGGTCGCTGGCGCGTGGGCCTGGGTTTTCTGCTCACCGACGAATTGTTTGCCCTGACCAGTCAGCATGACAAGCAACAGTTCAATCGCTGGTACGCCCTGGGTGTGGGCCTGACGTTCTACATCGCCTGGAACCTGTTCACGCTGGCCGGCATCGTGCTGGGCAGCAGCATTCCGGGTCTGGAACATCTGGGACTGGATTTCTCCATCGCCGCAACGTTCATAGCCTTGATCACGCCGGTGGTGCGCAGCGTTCCGACGGTGGTGTGTGTGGCGGTTTCGCTATTCTGCTCGGTGCTGTTCAGTTATTGGCAGTGGGGCTCGGCGCTGGTGCTGTCGGGCTTGGCAGGCATGACTGCCGGGTTTGTCTGCAACAAGTT